A region from the Citrobacter koseri ATCC BAA-895 genome encodes:
- a CDS encoding amidohydrolase: MPGLKITLLQQPLVWMDGPANLRHFDRLLETITGRDVIVLPEMFTTGFAMEAALQSLPQEDAIDWMLAKAQQTDALIAGSAALQTERGPVNRFLLVEPDGNVHCYDKRHLFRMADEHHHYQAGDKRVVVEWRGWRILPLVCYDLRFPVWSRNLNDYDLALYVANWPAPRSLHWQALLTARAIENQAYVAGCNRVGTDGNGHHYRGDSRVINPQGEIIATAEPHQATRIDADLSLTALREYREKFPAWQDADPFTLR, encoded by the coding sequence GTGCCTGGTTTGAAAATTACTCTGTTGCAACAACCGCTGGTCTGGATGGACGGTCCGGCCAATTTACGTCATTTTGACAGACTGCTGGAAACCATCACCGGACGTGACGTCATTGTTTTACCTGAAATGTTTACCACCGGTTTTGCGATGGAAGCCGCACTTCAGTCACTCCCGCAAGAAGATGCGATCGACTGGATGCTGGCCAAAGCACAACAGACTGATGCCCTGATTGCGGGCAGCGCTGCGTTGCAAACCGAACGTGGCCCGGTAAACCGCTTTTTACTGGTTGAACCTGACGGCAACGTTCATTGCTATGATAAACGCCATCTGTTCCGCATGGCGGATGAACATCATCATTACCAGGCGGGCGATAAACGTGTTGTCGTTGAATGGCGCGGCTGGCGTATTCTGCCGTTAGTGTGTTATGACCTGCGTTTTCCGGTATGGTCCCGCAATCTTAATGATTATGACCTGGCGCTGTATGTAGCGAACTGGCCTGCTCCACGTTCGCTACACTGGCAGGCGCTGCTCACCGCACGCGCGATTGAAAACCAGGCCTATGTAGCAGGCTGCAACCGTGTTGGCACTGACGGCAACGGGCACCATTACCGTGGGGACAGCCGGGTGATTAACCCGCAAGGAGAGATTATCGCCACCGCCGAGCCACATCAGGCGACACGTATTGATGCAGATCTGTCACTCACGGCGTTACGGGAATACCGCGAGAAATTTCCGGCATGGCAGGACGCCGACCCGTTCACGTTACGCTGA
- the dnaQ gene encoding DNA polymerase III subunit epsilon produces the protein MSTAITRQIVLDTETTGMNQIGAHYEGHKIIEIGAVEVVNRRLTGNNFHVYLKPDRLVDPEAFGVHGIADEFLLDKPVFADVVDDFLEYIRGAELVIHNASFDIGFMDYEFAKLSRGIPKTSEFCKITDSLALARRMFPGKRNSLDALCSRYEIDNSKRTLHGALLDAQILADVYLAMTGGQTSMAFSMEGETQQQQGEATIQRIVRQASKLRVVLATDEELMAHESRLDLVQKKGGSCLWRA, from the coding sequence ATGAGCACTGCAATTACACGACAGATCGTCCTCGATACCGAAACCACCGGTATGAACCAGATTGGCGCCCACTACGAAGGCCATAAGATCATTGAGATCGGTGCCGTCGAGGTCGTGAACCGCCGCCTTACCGGCAATAACTTCCACGTCTATCTAAAACCGGACCGACTGGTGGACCCGGAAGCGTTCGGCGTACACGGTATTGCAGATGAATTTCTGCTTGATAAACCCGTTTTTGCCGATGTGGTTGACGACTTCCTGGAGTATATCCGTGGCGCGGAACTGGTGATCCATAACGCATCGTTTGATATCGGCTTTATGGATTATGAGTTCGCCAAGCTCAGTCGTGGTATTCCGAAAACAAGCGAGTTCTGCAAAATCACCGATAGCCTGGCGCTGGCGAGGAGGATGTTCCCCGGCAAGCGTAACAGCCTTGATGCGCTTTGTTCACGCTATGAGATAGATAACAGCAAACGTACGCTGCACGGCGCATTGCTTGATGCCCAGATTCTGGCCGATGTCTATCTGGCGATGACCGGCGGGCAAACGTCGATGGCCTTCTCAATGGAAGGGGAAACGCAGCAACAGCAGGGTGAAGCGACAATCCAGCGTATTGTCCGCCAGGCCAGCAAGTTACGCGTTGTTTTAGCGACTGATGAAGAGCTGATGGCGCATGAGTCGCGTCTCGACCTGGTGCAGAAGAAAGGCGGAAGTTGCCTCTGGCGAGCGTAA
- the rnhA gene encoding ribonuclease HI, translated as MLKQVEIFTDGSCLGNPGPGGYGAILRYRGHEKTFSEGYSLTTNNRMELMAAIVALEALKEHCEVTLSTDSQYVRQGITQWIHNWKKRGWKTAEKKPVKNVDLWKRLDAALGQHQIKWEWVKGHAGHPENERCDELARAAAMNPTQEDVGYQAEA; from the coding sequence ATGCTTAAACAGGTAGAAATTTTCACCGATGGCTCTTGCCTGGGAAATCCAGGTCCAGGTGGTTATGGCGCTATTTTACGCTATCGCGGCCATGAAAAAACCTTTAGTGAAGGATATAGCCTCACAACTAACAATCGCATGGAGCTTATGGCGGCCATCGTCGCGCTGGAAGCGTTAAAAGAACATTGTGAAGTCACATTAAGCACGGACAGCCAGTATGTCCGCCAGGGAATTACGCAATGGATCCACAACTGGAAAAAGCGCGGCTGGAAAACAGCAGAGAAAAAGCCGGTAAAGAATGTCGATCTCTGGAAGCGCCTTGATGCCGCGCTGGGCCAACATCAAATCAAATGGGAATGGGTAAAAGGCCATGCCGGCCATCCTGAAAACGAACGTTGCGATGAGCTGGCGCGTGCGGCAGCGATGAATCCTACGCAGGAAGACGTTGGCTATCAGGCAGAGGCTTAA
- a CDS encoding class I SAM-dependent methyltransferase translates to MKPARIPQTVIAPHRWGDLPWGEYYREALEHQLNPWFAKMYGFHLLKIGNLSAEINSEACAVSHQVNISLQGAPVQVQADPLHLPFADKSVDVCLLAHTLPWCVDPHRLLREADRVLIDDGWLVLSGFNPISLMGLRKLVPVLRKSSPYNSRMFTLMRQLDWLSLLNFEVLHYSRFHVLPWSKQGGKLLSTHIPALGCLQLIVARKRTIPLTLNPMKQNKSKARIRQAVGATRQYRKPDA, encoded by the coding sequence ATGAAACCGGCAAGGATCCCTCAAACAGTCATAGCTCCCCATCGCTGGGGCGATTTGCCCTGGGGTGAATACTATCGTGAGGCGCTGGAGCATCAGCTTAACCCGTGGTTCGCCAAAATGTATGGTTTTCATTTGCTTAAAATTGGTAATTTAAGCGCAGAAATCAACTCTGAAGCGTGCGCCGTTTCTCATCAAGTCAATATTTCCCTGCAAGGCGCGCCCGTCCAGGTTCAGGCCGATCCCTTACATCTTCCCTTTGCCGATAAGTCTGTTGATGTTTGTCTGTTGGCGCATACGCTACCGTGGTGCGTCGACCCACATCGGTTACTGCGTGAAGCCGACCGGGTGTTAATTGATGATGGCTGGCTGGTTTTGAGTGGTTTTAACCCGATTAGCCTGATGGGCCTGCGTAAGCTGGTGCCCGTCTTGCGTAAATCTTCACCTTATAACAGCCGGATGTTTACGCTGATGCGCCAACTGGACTGGCTCTCATTATTGAATTTTGAAGTGCTGCACTACAGCCGTTTTCATGTTTTACCCTGGTCAAAGCAAGGTGGAAAGCTGCTGAGCACGCATATTCCGGCGTTGGGCTGCCTGCAACTGATTGTGGCGCGTAAGCGAACCATTCCGCTTACGCTTAACCCGATGAAACAAAATAAAAGCAAAGCGCGGATTCGCCAGGCCGTGGGCGCGACCCGGCAATACCGTAAGCCAGACGCTTAA
- the gloB gene encoding hydroxyacylglutathione hydrolase, whose translation MNLNSIPAFQDNYIWVLSNNEGRCLIVDPGEAAPVLNAIKEKNWQPEAIFLTHHHHDHVGGVKELLQHFPHVVVYGPAETQDKGTTRVVKDGDSALVLGHEFSIFATPGHTLGHICYFSHPYLFCGDTLFSGGCGRLFEGTASQMYQSLKKISALPDDTLICCAHEYTLANMKFALSILPHDSFINEYYRKVNELRAKNQITLPVILKNERKNNIFLRTEDPDLINEINKETKLQQPEERFAWLRSKKDSF comes from the coding sequence ATGAATCTTAACAGTATTCCCGCATTTCAGGACAATTACATCTGGGTTCTGAGTAATAATGAAGGACGTTGCCTGATCGTTGATCCTGGCGAAGCGGCTCCCGTGCTAAATGCCATCAAAGAGAAGAACTGGCAGCCGGAAGCGATTTTCCTCACTCACCATCACCACGACCATGTTGGCGGCGTGAAAGAACTTCTTCAACATTTTCCGCACGTAGTGGTTTACGGACCGGCAGAAACACAAGATAAGGGAACCACGCGCGTAGTCAAAGATGGCGATAGCGCCCTCGTTTTAGGGCATGAATTTAGTATATTTGCCACACCAGGTCACACTTTAGGACATATCTGTTACTTTAGCCATCCTTACCTTTTCTGCGGCGACACCCTTTTCTCTGGAGGTTGTGGACGCCTGTTTGAAGGTACAGCATCACAGATGTATCAATCACTTAAAAAAATCAGCGCCCTTCCTGACGATACACTGATTTGTTGCGCACATGAGTATACTTTAGCAAACATGAAGTTTGCATTGAGCATCCTACCGCACGATTCGTTCATAAATGAATATTATCGTAAAGTTAATGAGTTACGCGCAAAAAACCAAATTACACTCCCCGTAATTCTGAAAAATGAGCGGAAAAATAATATTTTTTTGAGAACGGAAGATCCTGATTTAATTAATGAAATAAACAAAGAAACAAAGTTGCAACAACCTGAAGAGCGTTTTGCCTGGTTAAGGTCAAAGAAAGACAGCTTCTGA
- the mltD gene encoding murein transglycosylase D, producing the protein MKAKAILLASVLLVGCQSSQNTGNVQQHAQSLSAAGQGEAGKFTSQARWMDDGTSLAPDQDLWAFIGDELKMGIPENNRIREQKQKYLRNKSYLHDVTLRAEPYMYWIAGQVKKRNMPMELVLLPIVESAFDPHATSGANAAGIWQIIPSTGRNYGLKQTRNYDARRDVVASTTAALDMMQRLNKMFDGDWLLTVAAYNSGEGRVMKAIKANKARGKATDFWSLSLPQETKLYVPKMLALSDILKNSKRYGVRLPTTDESRALARVRLSSPVEMAQVADMAGMSVTKLKAFNAGVKGSTLGVSGPQYVMVPKKHAEQLRESLASGEIAAVQSTLVADNMPLNSRSYKVRSGDTLSGIAARLGVSTKDLQQWNSLRGSNLKVGQSLTIGAGSSAQRLANNSDSITYRVRKGDSLSSIAKRHGVNIKDVMRWNSDTANLQPGDQLTLFVKNSSTPDS; encoded by the coding sequence ATGAAGGCAAAAGCGATATTACTCGCCTCTGTCCTGCTTGTGGGGTGCCAGTCGTCTCAGAACACTGGCAACGTCCAACAGCACGCACAGAGCCTTTCTGCAGCTGGTCAAGGGGAAGCAGGAAAGTTTACGAGTCAGGCACGATGGATGGACGATGGGACGTCTCTCGCGCCAGATCAAGACTTGTGGGCTTTCATTGGCGACGAGCTAAAGATGGGAATTCCGGAGAACAACCGGATACGCGAACAGAAACAGAAGTATTTACGCAATAAGAGCTATCTCCACGATGTAACTTTACGGGCAGAGCCGTATATGTACTGGATAGCCGGGCAGGTTAAGAAACGTAACATGCCGATGGAACTGGTACTACTACCCATAGTGGAGAGCGCTTTTGACCCACACGCAACGTCTGGCGCCAATGCCGCAGGCATCTGGCAGATCATTCCGAGCACAGGGCGCAATTATGGTTTGAAACAGACCCGCAATTATGATGCGCGTCGTGACGTTGTGGCTTCCACAACGGCCGCGTTAGATATGATGCAGCGTCTGAATAAGATGTTTGATGGCGACTGGCTGTTGACCGTTGCAGCTTATAATAGCGGCGAAGGTCGCGTGATGAAGGCAATCAAAGCGAATAAGGCGCGTGGCAAAGCCACCGACTTCTGGTCGCTTTCGTTACCTCAGGAAACGAAGCTGTACGTGCCAAAAATGCTGGCATTGAGTGATATTCTCAAAAACAGCAAACGCTATGGCGTGCGTCTGCCAACCACAGACGAAAGTCGTGCGCTGGCGCGCGTTCGTTTGAGCAGCCCGGTTGAGATGGCACAGGTTGCAGATATGGCGGGCATGTCCGTCACCAAGCTGAAGGCGTTTAATGCTGGCGTGAAAGGCTCTACGCTAGGCGTTAGCGGCCCACAGTACGTGATGGTGCCAAAGAAGCATGCAGAACAACTGCGTGAGTCTCTGGCTTCAGGCGAAATTGCTGCCGTACAGTCTACGCTGGTCGCAGACAATATGCCGCTGAACAGCCGTAGCTACAAAGTTCGCTCTGGCGATACGCTTTCCGGCATCGCGGCACGCCTTGGCGTGAGCACGAAAGATTTGCAGCAGTGGAATAGCCTGCGCGGATCTAACCTGAAAGTGGGCCAAAGTCTGACGATTGGCGCAGGCAGTAGCGCACAGCGTCTGGCCAACAACAGCGATAGCATTACCTATCGTGTGCGGAAAGGTGATTCGCTTTCAAGCATCGCCAAACGTCACGGGGTGAACATCAAAGATGTGATGCGCTGGAACAGCGATACAGCAAATCTGCAACCAGGCGATCAGCTAACGTTGTTTGTGAAGAACAGCAGCACACCTGACTCCTGA
- a CDS encoding class I SAM-dependent methyltransferase → MTTHSHHDNVEKQFGSQANAYLTSTVHASGRDLQRLAERLSSFPHASVLDMGCGAGHASFIAAQNVKQVVAYDLSSQMLEVVVQAAKEKGLENIATRQGYAENLPFEDHAFDVVISRYSAHHWHDVGLALREVNRVLKAGGVLIMMDVMSPGHPVRDIWLQAVEALRDTSHVRNYSSGEWLSLVNDANMIVDTLLTDRLPLEFSSWVARMRTPAALVEAIRLYQESASAEVKAYFALQEDGSFTSDTIMVEAHKAA, encoded by the coding sequence ATGACAACACACTCCCACCATGACAACGTCGAAAAGCAGTTTGGCTCTCAGGCAAATGCCTATTTAACCAGTACCGTTCATGCTTCTGGTCGTGACTTACAGCGACTGGCGGAACGGCTGTCCTCTTTTCCACATGCCAGCGTACTGGATATGGGATGTGGCGCCGGGCACGCCAGTTTTATTGCTGCGCAGAACGTAAAGCAGGTGGTGGCTTACGATTTGTCTTCGCAGATGCTTGAGGTCGTCGTACAGGCGGCGAAAGAGAAAGGTTTAGAAAATATCGCGACCCGACAGGGGTATGCTGAAAATCTGCCGTTTGAGGATCACGCCTTTGATGTTGTGATTAGCCGCTATTCTGCACATCACTGGCATGATGTTGGGCTGGCACTGCGTGAAGTCAACCGGGTTCTGAAAGCGGGTGGCGTGTTGATTATGATGGATGTGATGTCGCCTGGGCATCCGGTGCGCGATATCTGGTTACAGGCTGTAGAAGCGTTACGCGACACTTCTCATGTACGTAACTACTCCAGCGGTGAGTGGCTGTCTCTGGTTAATGATGCGAATATGATTGTCGATACGTTGTTAACGGACCGCTTACCGCTGGAGTTCAGTTCATGGGTAGCGAGAATGCGTACGCCTGCGGCGCTGGTTGAGGCTATTCGTTTGTATCAGGAGAGCGCATCCGCGGAGGTAAAAGCGTATTTCGCTTTGCAGGAGGACGGTTCGTTTACCAGCGATACGATTATGGTTGAGGCGCATAAAGCGGCATAA
- a CDS encoding endonuclease/exonuclease/phosphatase family protein — MRKNTYAMRYIAGQPAERILPPGSFASIGQALPAGVPLSSEDRIRILVWNIFKQQRAEWLSVLKNFGKDAHLVLLQEAQTTPELVQFATANYLAADQVPAFVLPQHPSGVMTLSAAHPVYCCPLREREPILRLAKSALVTVYPLPDTRLLMVVNIHAVNFSLGVDVYSKQLLPIGDQIAHHSGPVIMAGDFNAWSRPRMNALYRFAREMSLRQVRFTDDQRRRAFGRPLDFVFYRGLNVSEASVLVTRASDHNPLLVEFSPGKPEQ, encoded by the coding sequence GTGCGAAAAAATACTTATGCCATGCGCTATATTGCCGGACAACCCGCCGAGCGGATTTTACCGCCTGGGTCGTTTGCGAGTATTGGCCAGGCATTACCCGCCGGAGTGCCGTTAAGCAGTGAAGACCGCATTCGGATTCTGGTGTGGAATATCTTTAAACAGCAGCGGGCCGAATGGTTATCGGTGCTGAAAAACTTTGGCAAAGATGCGCACCTGGTTTTATTACAGGAAGCGCAAACCACGCCCGAATTGGTGCAGTTTGCGACCGCTAACTATCTTGCAGCCGATCAGGTTCCCGCTTTTGTGTTACCTCAGCATCCTTCGGGTGTTATGACGCTTTCTGCTGCTCATCCCGTCTACTGCTGCCCGCTGCGCGAACGTGAGCCCATCTTACGTCTGGCGAAGTCAGCGCTGGTGACCGTTTATCCTTTGCCTGATACGCGATTGTTGATGGTGGTAAACATTCACGCCGTTAACTTCAGTCTTGGGGTGGATGTGTATAGTAAGCAGTTACTTCCTATTGGCGATCAAATTGCGCATCACAGCGGCCCGGTGATTATGGCCGGTGATTTTAATGCCTGGAGCCGACCACGAATGAACGCGTTGTATCGCTTTGCGCGCGAGATGTCCCTGCGCCAGGTGCGTTTTACTGACGATCAGCGCCGACGGGCGTTTGGCCGTCCTCTTGATTTTGTGTTTTATCGAGGTTTGAACGTTAGCGAGGCTTCCGTACTGGTCACGCGCGCCTCCGATCATAACCCGCTACTCGTTGAATTCAGTCCCGGCAAACCTGAACAATAA
- the yafC gene encoding DNA-binding transcriptional regulator YafC, whose translation MKATSEELVIFVAVVESGSFSRAAEQLGQANSAVSRAVKKLEMKLGVSLLNRTTRQLSLTEEGERYFRRVQSILQDMAAAETEVMETRSTPRGLLRIDAATPVILHFLMPLVKPFRERYPEMTLSLVSSETFINLIERKVDVAIRAGTLTDSSLRARPLFTSYRKIIASPDYIARFGKPETIEELKQHLCLGFTEPASLNTWPVACSDGQLHEISSGLSSNSGETLKQLCLSGNGIACLSDYMIDKEIARGELVELMADKRLPVEMPFSAVYYSDRAVSTRIRAFIDFLSDHVKTAPEGAVKEG comes from the coding sequence ATGAAAGCCACTTCAGAAGAACTCGTGATATTTGTTGCCGTAGTCGAAAGCGGTAGCTTTAGCCGCGCTGCGGAGCAACTTGGACAGGCGAATTCTGCGGTCAGCCGGGCGGTCAAAAAGCTGGAAATGAAACTGGGCGTGAGTCTGCTTAATCGCACAACACGCCAGTTGAGTCTGACGGAAGAAGGCGAACGTTATTTTCGTCGCGTGCAGTCAATACTACAAGACATGGCCGCCGCTGAAACGGAGGTGATGGAAACGCGAAGCACTCCACGCGGTCTGTTGCGTATCGACGCCGCCACGCCGGTGATACTGCACTTTCTGATGCCGCTGGTTAAGCCTTTTCGCGAGCGTTATCCAGAAATGACGCTATCACTGGTTTCCTCAGAAACATTCATCAATCTGATTGAACGAAAGGTCGATGTCGCCATACGTGCCGGGACGCTGACCGATTCAAGCCTGCGCGCCCGCCCGCTCTTTACCAGTTATCGAAAGATTATCGCGTCGCCGGATTATATTGCCCGCTTTGGCAAACCCGAAACCATTGAAGAGTTAAAACAGCATCTATGTCTCGGATTCACTGAACCGGCTTCGCTCAATACATGGCCTGTAGCATGCAGCGACGGACAACTCCATGAAATCAGCAGCGGTCTGTCGTCAAATAGCGGTGAGACGCTCAAGCAGCTTTGTCTGAGTGGTAACGGGATCGCCTGCCTGTCTGACTATATGATTGATAAAGAAATCGCGCGGGGAGAGCTTGTGGAGCTGATGGCCGATAAGCGCCTACCGGTAGAGATGCCTTTCAGTGCCGTTTATTACAGCGATCGTGCGGTCAGTACCCGCATTCGGGCATTTATCGATTTTCTCAGCGATCATGTAAAAACAGCCCCCGAAGGAGCTGTAAAAGAGGGTTAA
- the dkgB gene encoding 2,5-didehydrogluconate reductase DkgB, translating into MTIPAFGLGTFRLKDDVVIASVKTALELGYRAIDTAQIYDNEAAVGQAIAESGIPRGELYITTKIWTENLSKEKLILSLKESLEKLRTDYVDLALIHWPSPNDAVSVEEFMQALLEAKEQGLTREIGISNFTIPLMEKAIAAVGAENIATNQIELSPYLQNRKVVDWAKQHGIHITSYMTLAYGKALKDEVIARIAAKHNATSAQVILAWAMGEGYSVIPSSTKRENLASNLLALDLHLDAEDKKAIAALDCNDRLVSPEGLAPEWD; encoded by the coding sequence ATGACAATCCCTGCATTTGGTTTAGGTACTTTTCGCCTGAAAGACGATGTTGTTATCGCATCGGTCAAAACAGCGCTGGAACTGGGCTATCGTGCAATTGATACTGCACAAATCTATGATAATGAAGCGGCTGTTGGTCAGGCGATTGCCGAAAGTGGCATCCCGCGCGGCGAGCTGTACATCACCACCAAGATCTGGACTGAAAATCTCAGCAAAGAGAAGCTGATCCTGAGTCTGAAAGAAAGTCTGGAAAAACTGCGCACTGATTATGTGGATCTGGCATTGATCCACTGGCCGTCACCAAACGATGCGGTATCTGTCGAAGAGTTCATGCAGGCGCTGCTGGAAGCAAAAGAGCAGGGACTGACGCGCGAAATCGGTATTTCTAACTTTACTATCCCGTTGATGGAAAAAGCCATTGCCGCTGTCGGCGCAGAAAACATTGCGACTAACCAGATTGAACTGTCTCCGTATCTGCAAAACCGCAAGGTCGTGGATTGGGCAAAACAGCATGGAATTCACATCACCTCTTACATGACGTTGGCTTATGGTAAGGCACTGAAAGATGAAGTGATTGCCCGTATTGCCGCTAAGCACAATGCGACTTCGGCGCAGGTGATCCTTGCATGGGCAATGGGAGAAGGCTACTCCGTAATTCCTTCTTCCACTAAACGTGAAAACCTGGCAAGCAACCTGCTGGCGCTCGATCTGCATCTGGATGCCGAAGATAAAAAGGCGATTGCCGCACTGGACTGCAACGATCGCCTTGTCAGCCCGGAAGGTCTGGCGCCAGAGTGGGACTGA
- the purH gene encoding bifunctional phosphoribosylaminoimidazolecarboxamide formyltransferase/IMP cyclohydrolase, translated as MQQRRPVRRALLSVSDKAGIVEFAQALSARGVELLSTGGTARLLADKGLPVTEVSDYTGFPEMMDGRVKTLHPKVHGGILGRRGQDDGIMEQHGIAPIDMVVVNLYPFAQTVAREGCSLEDAVENIDIGGPTMVRSAAKNHKDVAIVVKSSDYDAIIKEMDSNDGSLTLDTRFDLAIKAFEHTAAYDSMIANYFGSMVPAYHGESKEAAGRFPRTLNLNFIKKQDMRYGENSHQQAAFYIEENVQEASVATAQQVQGKALSYNNIADTDAALECVKEFSEPACVIVKHANPCGVAVSTSILDAYDRAYKTDPTSAFGGIIAFNRELDAETAQAIISRQFVEVIIAPSASEDALKITAAKQNVRVLTCGQWAERVPGLDFKRVNGGLLVQDRDLGMVTEGELRVVSKRQPTEQELRDALFCWKVAKFVKSNAIVYAKENMTIGIGAGQMSRVYSAKIAGIKAGDEGLEVKGSAMASDAFFPFRDGIDAAAAVGVSCVIQPGGSIRDDEVIAAADEHGIAMIFTDMRHFRH; from the coding sequence ATGCAACAACGTCGTCCAGTCCGCCGCGCTCTGCTCAGTGTTTCTGACAAGGCCGGTATCGTCGAATTCGCCCAGGCACTTTCCGCACGCGGTGTGGAGCTGCTGTCTACAGGGGGCACTGCCCGTCTGTTAGCAGATAAAGGTCTGCCGGTGACCGAAGTTTCCGATTACACCGGTTTCCCGGAAATGATGGATGGACGCGTGAAGACCCTGCATCCGAAAGTACACGGCGGTATTCTCGGTCGCCGTGGTCAGGATGACGGAATTATGGAACAACACGGTATCGCGCCAATCGATATGGTTGTTGTTAACCTGTACCCGTTCGCCCAGACTGTCGCTCGTGAAGGTTGCTCGCTGGAAGATGCCGTAGAGAACATTGATATCGGCGGCCCGACCATGGTGCGCTCCGCTGCCAAGAACCATAAAGATGTCGCTATCGTTGTAAAGAGCAGCGACTACGACGCCATTATTAAAGAGATGGATAGCAACGACGGTTCACTGACCCTTGATACCCGCTTCGATCTCGCCATTAAAGCCTTCGAACACACCGCTGCCTACGACAGCATGATTGCCAACTACTTCGGCAGCATGGTTCCGGCATATCACGGTGAAAGCAAAGAGGCTGCTGGCCGCTTCCCGCGTACCCTGAATCTGAACTTCATTAAGAAGCAGGATATGCGCTACGGCGAAAACAGCCACCAGCAGGCGGCCTTCTATATAGAAGAGAATGTGCAAGAAGCATCTGTTGCGACCGCGCAGCAGGTACAGGGCAAAGCGCTCTCCTACAACAACATCGCCGATACCGACGCGGCGCTGGAGTGTGTGAAAGAGTTCAGCGAGCCCGCCTGCGTCATCGTGAAGCACGCTAACCCGTGCGGTGTGGCGGTAAGCACTTCTATTCTCGACGCCTACGATCGCGCATACAAGACTGACCCGACCTCCGCATTCGGCGGCATCATCGCGTTTAACCGCGAACTGGATGCCGAAACGGCACAGGCCATCATCTCCCGTCAGTTTGTCGAAGTGATCATTGCGCCTTCCGCATCTGAAGACGCCCTGAAGATTACCGCCGCCAAACAGAACGTGCGCGTCCTGACCTGTGGTCAGTGGGCCGAGCGCGTCCCGGGCCTGGACTTCAAACGCGTTAACGGCGGCCTGCTGGTTCAGGATCGTGACCTGGGTATGGTGACCGAAGGCGAACTGCGCGTAGTGTCCAAACGTCAGCCGACCGAACAAGAGCTGCGTGACGCGCTGTTCTGCTGGAAAGTAGCGAAGTTTGTGAAATCCAACGCGATTGTGTACGCGAAAGAGAATATGACTATCGGTATTGGCGCGGGCCAGATGAGCCGCGTTTATTCCGCGAAGATCGCCGGTATTAAAGCGGGCGATGAAGGACTGGAAGTAAAAGGTTCCGCAATGGCCTCTGACGCGTTCTTCCCGTTCCGCGACGGTATTGATGCTGCGGCTGCCGTTGGCGTGAGCTGCGTGATCCAGCCCGGTGGCTCCATCCGTGATGATGAAGTCATTGCCGCCGCTGATGAACACGGCATTGCGATGATCTTCACCGACATGCGTCACTTCCGCCATTAA